The Desulfobacterales bacterium nucleotide sequence CGCCTGTGTCGCGCCAAATGATTATTGGAGGTAACCCTCTACATATAGTGGGCGGTTGAGTTAACTGCATACCCAGTAAATTTAAAAGGGAAAAACATTTTCATATCACACGGCTTCTACAATGCCGGCAGAATTGTGACCTATGCGGTTCTCGGCGGCGTGATGGGGGTTGTCGGGTCATTTACGGCCGTTTCCGCCAGGATTGCCGGCCTCCAGCAGGGCGCCATGATCGCAACGGGCGTATTGATCATGGCGATGGGGTTGGCCATGAATGAATGGCTTCCCTTTGGAAAATGTTTCAGGAGGGGAGACCCTGCCGGAGGCATATTTTCCCGGGGGTTTCGCAAACTGTCTACCATCAAGTCTGCTTATGCCTACTTTCCCATCGGTCTTTTACTCGGCCTGCTGCCCTGCGGGCCGGCCTATACGGCCCTGATCGCAGCGGCCGGCACCGGCATCGGGGCCCCCAACGCGCTTAATGGTTTTCTTTCCGGGGCGGGACTGATGATCGCCTTTGGCCTGGGGACGGTACCCGCCCTGATACTTGTGGCCAAGCTTGCCGGCATGGGGTGGTTAACATCCCGGCGCCTGATCTACAGGATCGGGTCGATCCTGATGATTCTGGCGGGACTGTTATATGTCATTAGGGGGGTTCGGTACGTCTAAGTCCTTCTGGCCGCGATAAACTCATGAAAAGGGTGAAACAATGGCCGCCAAAGAAAAAAATATAGCGGGTATAAATTTTGCCCCGATAATTTCTTATCTGGAACAGCTGGGAAGAGACCCTTCGATTATCTTTGAACGGACCGGTCTTAACCGGAAAGAATTAACCGACCGCAGAGAATATGTTGATCTTCCCACCAGCAAGATTATATTCAGTTCGGTCAAGGAAATCATCGGCGACAGCGACCCGATGATTTTTTACGACATCGGCCGGGAAGCGGCGCGGCTGCGCGCGCTGGACCTGCTGCATGATATCGGCGTTTCGCTGGGAAATGTTGAAGAAAACGTCCGCTTTATCCCCAGGTTTAACCGCAAATTCAATAACGTATTTGACATGGTGGTTTGCGGGGTCACCGACCATTCAGCCGTCGTTTTGATTTATTATAAAAACAGGTTTGACAACCTGTGGTTCTATGATCAATGCCCGTGGAACAAGGGCAACATCGCGGCCATTCCCACCGCCTGGGACCTGCCCTATATGGCTATCGAAGAACCCCTTTGCAGGTTCAGCCTGGAAGAGATCTTCAGGGATTATGCTTTTTGGGAACATTCCTACCGCTGCGAAGACGGCAGGGCCTTTTTGGGGGAGGAACCCTTTGCCGTTAAGGTTCACATCGGAAAAGAGAAACTGAACCGGTCCGTTGACAGGTTGGGCAGAATGAATCCGCTCAACCGCAAAGGCGCCCCCATGGCGGTTCTCACCAACCAGGGATATGAAATATTAAAACACGATACTCCGTCAGGGCAGAGTGATATTCCCAGCGGCATGCTGATTATAAAAGATACGGTCGTCAGTAATCGGCTGACTCTTAAAAAGGGGCAGATTTTCGGGGCGCCGTATTGCCGACTGAACATACGCTGGCAAAGGAAAAATCAGCTTTTGGGAACGCTGCTGAATAAAACGGTCAGAAAGCGTCGGAACTCAGGCCTGCTACTGGAACACCTTGACAAAGAGCTGGAAGCAAATATTGTGCAAAAGCAGGAGTTGCTTAAATCCAAAGAAGAACTTCAGATTGCGCACAACCGGCTGAAGGATTATACCGAACGCCTGGAGCAGATGGTCCGGGAAAGGACCCGGGAACTGGAGGCTGAAAAAGAAAAGGTGTTAAATGCTCAGAAACTTCTGTCGCACTACCTGGCGCCGCAACTGGCCAGAAAAATTCTGGAGGGTCATATCGAAATTGTTTGGGGTCATCATCGCAAAAAGCTCACCATGTTTTTTTCAGATATCAAGGACTTTACCCAAACCACTGACAGTATGGAGCCTGAAGATATGGCGAACCTGCTCAATGAGTATCTGGCCCACATGATTGAGATTGTTCATCAATATGAAGGCACCCTGGCCCACATCATCGGCGATGCCCTGTTTGTCTTTTTCGGCGCCCCGGAACAAACCACGGATAAAAATCATGCCTTGCGGTGCGTCCATATGGCTATGGATATGCAGAAGCAGATGAAAGCGCTTCAGAAAAAATGGTTTTCCGAAGGGATCGAAGACCCCTTGCAGATTCGCTGCGGCATCAATACGGGGATGGCAACCGTGGGGGGGTATGGCTCAAAAGACCGGCGGGAATACACCGCCATGGGCACCCAGGTCAACCTGGCCTCGCGGCTTGAAAGCAGCTGCGAACCCGGCGGCATTCTGATCAGCCATTCAACCTGGGCGCTTGTCAAAGGCAAGATCAGCTGCGAACCGATGGAGCAGATAACCATGAAGGGCTTTCAGCGGCCGGTGCGGACGTACCGGGTTGTTTTTGAATAAATACAATCAAGGCCATGAACGCCGGGGTTCATGGCATCGGTTCTATTTTTCGGATTAAATATGTCCGAACTTCTTTTTCCAGTTTGGCGGGAGAACCGTAGCGGTATAGGCTGGGGCTGTAAAAAGCGCGGATGCTAGATTTATATCGGGTTCGTTTGTTTTGCCGGCCGATATCCACGGCGATCACTGTTTCCAGTTTGGCGGAATCCGGTTTGAAAATGTGGATATTGAATTTTAACTTTCCGGCCGACAGGCCGTATTGACGAGTTGCTTCGGCAACCTGCTGATCGATTCGTTCATATAATTGCGGGGTATTCATTTTCATTACCACCTATTTATTTGGTGAAAACATGACGTTTACTTAACCAAAGATCAAAACATCCTTTAGCTTCATTCACTTCGCCGGAACGGTAGGCTCTGTCGGCAGGGCAAAATTTTACCTGAGTGCAAAACTTATTTAAAATTTTCTGCCGATATGATAGCAAATAACAGGCTTTGCTATAAAATGTCAATCTATCCCCCAACAGAAAGATGAACTTTCACCCCAGGGCGGGGAGAACCGGCGATTGTTTGTATGGGCGGGGTCATCGCAACGGCCGTCCATGCTGCTACCGGGGCAAAGCCGCTGTATCTTCCCATTACACCGGTTCGCCTGAAAGAGGCGCTGGCAAAAGCATGAGCGGGTTTTGACGGTTAAAGGGAATTCGGCTGAAAACAGATTATCAGTTATGCCAATATGGAAAAAATGGAGCGTTGAATGAACAACTCTACGAATCATTTGCATGAAAGGCTGCGCGCGCTGGCTCAAAATCTCTGGTGGATGTGGCACCCGGAGGTCATTCGGCTGTTTACCGACCTGGATCCGCATCTGTGGCGGGAGGCCGGCCATAATCCCATTGCGTTTTTAAACCGGATGACGCCTGAAGATATTGAGCACAGGGCATCGGAACTGGTCTTGCACAGCCGTATCAACCATGCCTTCCGGCGGCTGACTGAATATCTGGAAAGAAAACAAACCTGGGGCAACATGCACTGCGGCAATCTGAGCAGCCGTCCGGTGGCCTATTTTTCCGCGGAGTTCGGCATGCATGAATCCTTGCCGATTTATTCCGGCGGGTTGGGGATTCTGGCCGGCGATCATTTAAAAAGCGCATCTGATCTGGATATTCCACTTGTCGCCATCGGGCTTCTGTATCAACAGGGATATTTCAACCAGCGCTTGACCCGGGATGGCTGGCAGCAAGAGGAATATGTTGATTTTGACAAAAACCAACTGCCGTTGGAACCGCTGAAAAATGGGGAAGGTCAACCCCTGACCGTCCATATCGATACCCGCGGTGCTGCGCTCCTGGCGAGAATCTGGCAATTGCAGGTGGGGCGGGTGCGCCTGCTGCTGCTGGATTCGAATGTGGAGGGCAACTCGGATGAAGACCGCGGTTTGACTTCCCGTCTTTATGGCGGCAATGAGCGCACGCGTATCCGCCAGGAACTGCTGCTGGGGATCGGCGGGGCGCGCGCCCTGCAGGCGCTTCATATTTATCCGGGGGTGCTTCATCTAAACGAAGGACACAGCGCCTTCGCCATCCTTGAAGAGGTGTGGCGAATGATGCAGGATGACGGCATTCCCTTTGAACGGGCACGCCGGCGCGTCGGACTTTACACCGTGTTCACCACGCATACGCCGGTAGAGGCCGGCCACGACCGGTTCAGCCCGGACCTGATCGAAGAACACCTGGGGGTTTTCCGTGAAAAACTGGGCCTCTCCCATGATGATTTTATGGCGCTGGGGCGGGTAAACCCCGCGGACCGCTCAGAACCGTTTTGCATGACGGTTCTGGCGCTGAAGAATTCCCGCCAGGCCAACGCGGTCTCCG carries:
- the glgP gene encoding alpha-glucan family phosphorylase produces the protein MNNSTNHLHERLRALAQNLWWMWHPEVIRLFTDLDPHLWREAGHNPIAFLNRMTPEDIEHRASELVLHSRINHAFRRLTEYLERKQTWGNMHCGNLSSRPVAYFSAEFGMHESLPIYSGGLGILAGDHLKSASDLDIPLVAIGLLYQQGYFNQRLTRDGWQQEEYVDFDKNQLPLEPLKNGEGQPLTVHIDTRGAALLARIWQLQVGRVRLLLLDSNVEGNSDEDRGLTSRLYGGNERTRIRQELLLGIGGARALQALHIYPGVLHLNEGHSAFAILEEVWRMMQDDGIPFERARRRVGLYTVFTTHTPVEAGHDRFSPDLIEEHLGVFREKLGLSHDDFMALGRVNPADRSEPFCMTVLALKNSRQANAVSAIHADVSRRMWHSLWPQRSEVEVPIGHITNGVHVLSWIAPQMYKLFEMRLGSDWPTRMTHPDIWEKVYDIDDGELWETHQILNMRLVNFVRRRLQVAAKRLGDQETIDKIDQILDPDILTIGSARRLATYKRGDLIFSQLDRLARLITDPKRPIQIVFAGKAHPRDDEGKKILQRIMGHTRNPAFKNRIVFVEDYDYNVARHLVQGVDVWLNTPRRPLEACGTSGQKVILNGGLNLSILDGWWNEAYNGQNGFAIGRGGMHNDPNIQYQRDAEFLYDVLEKEVIPLYYEREADGIPHQWIRQIKSSMQSLGWRFSADRMVTDYAMRFYLPAAGSKSADTV
- a CDS encoding adenylate/guanylate cyclase domain-containing protein produces the protein MAAKEKNIAGINFAPIISYLEQLGRDPSIIFERTGLNRKELTDRREYVDLPTSKIIFSSVKEIIGDSDPMIFYDIGREAARLRALDLLHDIGVSLGNVEENVRFIPRFNRKFNNVFDMVVCGVTDHSAVVLIYYKNRFDNLWFYDQCPWNKGNIAAIPTAWDLPYMAIEEPLCRFSLEEIFRDYAFWEHSYRCEDGRAFLGEEPFAVKVHIGKEKLNRSVDRLGRMNPLNRKGAPMAVLTNQGYEILKHDTPSGQSDIPSGMLIIKDTVVSNRLTLKKGQIFGAPYCRLNIRWQRKNQLLGTLLNKTVRKRRNSGLLLEHLDKELEANIVQKQELLKSKEELQIAHNRLKDYTERLEQMVRERTRELEAEKEKVLNAQKLLSHYLAPQLARKILEGHIEIVWGHHRKKLTMFFSDIKDFTQTTDSMEPEDMANLLNEYLAHMIEIVHQYEGTLAHIIGDALFVFFGAPEQTTDKNHALRCVHMAMDMQKQMKALQKKWFSEGIEDPLQIRCGINTGMATVGGYGSKDRREYTAMGTQVNLASRLESSCEPGGILISHSTWALVKGKISCEPMEQITMKGFQRPVRTYRVVFE